Proteins encoded by one window of Mycolicibacterium cosmeticum:
- a CDS encoding tripartite tricarboxylate transporter permease, which translates to MDNFSWLLQGFGEAATPMNLLYAVIGVLLGTAVGVLPGIGPAMTVALLLPITYNVSPSAAFIMFAGIFYGGMYGGSTTSILLNTPGESSSVITAIEGNKMAKAGRAAQALATAAIGSFVAGTIGTVLLAAFAPAVSRFAVTLGAPSYLAIMLFALVAVTAVLGESKLRGAISLLLGLAIGVIGIDFLTGQPRATFGLPLLSDGIDIVVVAVAIFALGEALWVSAHLRRRPADVIPVGRPWMSRSDWKRSWKPWLRGTAYGFPFGALPAGGAELPTFLSYITEKKLTKHPEEFGKGAIEGVAGPEAANNASAAGTLVPMLSLGLPTNATAAVMLTAFVSYGIQPGPTLFEKEPLLIWTLIASLFIGNFLLLVLNLPLAPLWAKLLRTPRPYLYAGILFFATLGALAVNVQPLDLALLLVFGLLGLMMRRFGLPVLPLIIGVILGPRIERQLRQSLQLGGGDWANLFTEPVAIVVYVCMVLLIALPVILRLVRRKPAGTADHDLEEKANA; encoded by the coding sequence ATGGACAATTTCAGCTGGCTGCTGCAGGGGTTCGGCGAGGCGGCCACCCCGATGAATCTGCTGTACGCGGTGATCGGCGTGCTGCTGGGTACCGCCGTCGGGGTGCTGCCCGGCATCGGCCCGGCCATGACGGTGGCGCTGCTGCTGCCCATCACCTACAACGTGAGCCCCAGCGCGGCGTTCATCATGTTCGCCGGCATCTTCTACGGCGGCATGTACGGCGGGTCGACGACTTCCATCCTGCTCAACACCCCCGGTGAGTCGTCGTCGGTGATCACCGCGATCGAGGGCAACAAGATGGCCAAGGCCGGGCGGGCGGCGCAGGCGCTGGCCACCGCCGCCATCGGGTCGTTCGTCGCGGGCACCATCGGCACCGTCCTGCTGGCCGCGTTCGCCCCGGCGGTGTCCCGGTTCGCGGTGACCCTCGGTGCCCCGTCGTACCTGGCGATCATGCTGTTCGCCCTGGTCGCGGTGACCGCGGTGCTGGGTGAATCGAAGCTGCGCGGAGCCATCTCGCTGCTGCTCGGGCTGGCCATCGGGGTGATCGGTATCGACTTCCTGACGGGGCAACCGCGCGCCACCTTCGGGTTGCCGCTGCTGTCCGACGGGATCGACATCGTGGTCGTCGCGGTGGCCATCTTCGCGCTCGGCGAGGCGTTGTGGGTGTCCGCGCACCTGCGCCGCCGGCCCGCCGACGTGATCCCGGTGGGCCGGCCGTGGATGAGCCGGTCGGACTGGAAGCGGTCCTGGAAGCCGTGGCTGCGCGGCACCGCCTACGGGTTCCCGTTCGGCGCGCTGCCCGCCGGCGGTGCGGAACTGCCGACGTTCCTGTCCTACATCACCGAGAAGAAGCTGACCAAGCACCCCGAGGAGTTCGGCAAGGGCGCCATCGAAGGCGTCGCCGGACCGGAGGCGGCCAACAATGCTTCCGCCGCAGGCACTCTGGTGCCCATGCTGTCGCTCGGACTGCCCACCAACGCCACCGCCGCGGTGATGCTGACGGCCTTCGTGTCCTACGGCATCCAGCCGGGCCCCACGCTGTTCGAGAAGGAACCGCTGCTGATCTGGACGCTGATCGCCAGCCTGTTCATCGGCAACTTCCTGTTGCTGGTGCTCAACCTGCCGTTGGCCCCGCTGTGGGCGAAGCTGCTGCGCACGCCGCGGCCCTACCTGTACGCCGGCATCCTGTTCTTCGCCACACTCGGCGCGTTGGCGGTCAACGTGCAGCCGCTGGATCTGGCCCTGCTGCTGGTGTTCGGCCTGCTCGGGTTGATGATGCGCCGGTTCGGGCTGCCGGTGCTGCCGTTGATCATCGGGGTCATCCTGGGCCCGCGTATCGAGCGGCAGCTGCGCCAGAGCCTGCAGCTCGGTGGCGGTGACTGGGCCAACCTGTTCACCGAACCGGTGGCCATCGTGGTGTACGTGTGCATGGTGCTGTTGATCGCGCTGCCGGTGATCCTGCGCCTGGTCCGCCGCAAGCCGGCCGGTACCGCCGACCACGACCTGGAAGAGAAGGCCAACGCATGA
- a CDS encoding tripartite tricarboxylate transporter TctB family protein: protein MVAVGGFLIVDALRLTAGFAKVDPVGPKFFPIVIGIGLILLAVALAVAIERGSVGQMEGGEDVDPDSPADWRTVGLLVALFVGVIVAVQPLGWAITGALLFAGAATILGSRHWVRNLVIGTVLSVGSFYAFYSGLGIPLPAGILDGIL from the coding sequence ATGGTGGCCGTCGGCGGGTTCCTGATCGTCGACGCGCTCCGACTGACCGCCGGTTTCGCCAAGGTGGATCCGGTGGGGCCGAAGTTCTTTCCGATCGTCATCGGCATCGGACTGATCCTGCTGGCCGTCGCGCTGGCGGTCGCGATCGAACGCGGATCGGTCGGGCAGATGGAGGGCGGCGAGGATGTCGACCCGGACAGCCCCGCCGACTGGCGCACCGTCGGCTTGTTGGTGGCGCTGTTCGTTGGCGTCATCGTCGCGGTCCAGCCGCTGGGCTGGGCGATCACCGGTGCCCTGCTGTTCGCCGGTGCGGCAACGATTCTGGGCAGCCGGCATTGGGTGCGCAACCTGGTGATCGGCACGGTGCTGTCGGTCGGCAGCTTCTACGCGTTCTACTCCGGGCTCGGAATCCCGCTGCCCGCAGGCATTCTGGACGGGATTCTGTAG
- a CDS encoding universal stress protein — MIVIGYTADQFGHAALQHGIREARLRDTDVLVINATKGEALADPAFAQSGALHNLEEHLDAAGVRYQVSQPVGVDPVDELLDAMDRPEAELLVIGIRHRNPVGKLLLGSVSQQLLLECRKPVLAVKPADS, encoded by the coding sequence ATGATCGTCATCGGTTACACCGCGGACCAATTCGGCCATGCCGCGCTGCAGCACGGCATCCGCGAGGCACGGTTGCGCGACACGGACGTGCTGGTGATCAACGCGACCAAGGGGGAGGCGCTGGCCGATCCCGCCTTCGCCCAATCCGGGGCACTGCACAACCTGGAGGAGCACCTCGATGCCGCGGGCGTGCGGTACCAGGTGTCGCAACCGGTCGGGGTGGACCCGGTCGACGAGCTGCTCGACGCCATGGACCGCCCGGAGGCCGAGCTGTTGGTGATCGGCATCCGGCATCGCAATCCGGTGGGAAAGCTGTTGCTCGGCAGCGTTTCTCAACAACTGCTGCTGGAGTGTCGCAAGCCGGTGCTGGCGGTGAAGCCCGCCGACTCCTGA
- a CDS encoding Bug family tripartite tricarboxylate transporter substrate binding protein — MTVRSRAGLAVLLVAALLLTACGVTRGDQATGLHRLRMMVPNSPGGGYDLTARTAVKIMEDTDITGRVEVFNVIGAGGTVAMARLMNEKGNDDLMMMMGLGVVGATYTNGSTARASDATALAKMVEEQEGILVPANSPYRTMADFVAAWKADPARVTVGGGSSPGGPDHLFPMETARAVGVDPKRVNYITYDGGGDLLTALLGGKIAVGTSGLGEYVDQIEAGQVRVLAVSGTERVEGVDAPTLTEAGIDLTFTNWRGVLAPPGISDDARDAMVRALTDLHGTDQWKEALVRNGWSDAFLTGPAFDQFLADQDHRVSTTLTELGLL; from the coding sequence ATGACCGTGCGTTCCAGAGCGGGACTGGCCGTGCTGCTGGTGGCGGCGCTGCTGTTGACGGCGTGCGGGGTGACCCGCGGTGACCAGGCCACCGGGCTGCACCGGCTGCGGATGATGGTGCCCAACAGCCCCGGCGGTGGTTACGACCTGACCGCGCGCACCGCGGTGAAGATCATGGAGGACACCGACATCACCGGCCGGGTGGAGGTTTTCAACGTCATCGGCGCGGGCGGCACGGTGGCCATGGCCCGCCTGATGAACGAAAAGGGCAACGACGACCTCATGATGATGATGGGGCTCGGCGTGGTCGGCGCGACCTACACCAACGGCTCGACCGCGCGGGCCTCGGATGCCACCGCGCTGGCGAAGATGGTGGAGGAGCAGGAAGGCATTCTGGTCCCGGCCAATTCGCCGTATCGGACGATGGCCGACTTCGTGGCCGCCTGGAAGGCCGACCCGGCCCGGGTGACCGTGGGTGGCGGCTCCTCGCCGGGTGGACCCGATCACCTGTTCCCGATGGAGACCGCCCGTGCGGTCGGCGTCGACCCGAAACGGGTCAACTACATCACCTACGACGGCGGCGGCGACCTGTTGACGGCGCTGCTGGGCGGCAAGATCGCGGTTGGCACTTCGGGTTTGGGGGAGTACGTCGACCAGATCGAGGCCGGCCAGGTGCGGGTGCTCGCGGTGTCGGGCACCGAACGCGTCGAGGGCGTCGACGCCCCGACCCTCACCGAGGCCGGGATCGACCTGACCTTCACCAACTGGCGCGGCGTGCTGGCCCCGCCCGGAATTTCCGACGATGCCCGTGACGCCATGGTGCGGGCGCTGACCGATCTGCATGGCACCGACCAATGGAAGGAGGCGCTGGTGCGTAACGGCTGGAGTGACGCGTTCCTCACCGGCCCGGCATTCGACCAGTTCCTCGCCGACCAGGACCACCGGGTGTCGACGACGCTGACCGAGCTGGGTCTGCTGTGA
- a CDS encoding NINE protein — protein MTEQPPYGVDPGSIPPPPPGGAQYPPGGQYPPGGAPYTPPYPPPAYPGGSYDPTAPYGRHPLTGEPYSDKSKVVAGLLQLLGLFGLVGIGRIYLGYTGLGIAQLLVGLVTCGLGAVIWGIIDAVLLLTDKVRDPQGRPLRDGT, from the coding sequence ATGACCGAGCAGCCGCCCTACGGTGTCGACCCGGGCAGCATCCCGCCGCCCCCACCCGGGGGAGCGCAGTACCCGCCGGGAGGGCAGTATCCGCCGGGGGGAGCGCCGTACACCCCGCCCTACCCGCCCCCGGCGTACCCGGGCGGGTCTTACGACCCGACGGCGCCCTACGGCCGGCACCCGCTGACCGGCGAGCCCTACTCGGACAAGTCCAAGGTGGTCGCCGGCCTGCTGCAGTTGCTCGGCCTGTTCGGATTGGTCGGCATCGGCCGCATCTACCTCGGTTACACCGGCCTGGGTATCGCCCAATTGCTGGTCGGCCTGGTCACCTGCGGGTTGGGTGCGGTCATCTGGGGCATCATCGACGCTGTCCTGCTGCTCACCGACAAGGTCCGCGACCCGCAGGGCCGCCCCCTTCGCGATGGAACTTAA
- the gltB gene encoding glutamate synthase large subunit — protein sequence MLFSALPDAQGLYDPDNESDSCGVAMIADIQGRRSHALVTDALDALENLEHRGAVGAEPNTGDGTGILLQLPVELLRAVVDFELPEPNESGENTFAAGICFLPQDPVERSAARERIEAIAVEENLEVLGWREVPVDPAGADVGATAVSCMPYMAQLFVAAPGARIGGLDLDRRVYPLRKRAETGPVYFPTLSSRTMAYKGMLTEKQLPLFFPDLRDERCNSAIAIVHSRFSTNTFPSWPLAHPFRFVAHNGEINTVRGNRNRMHAREAKLASSFIPGDLSRLSPICASEGSDSASFDQVLELLHLGGRSLPHAVLMMIPEAWENNTTMSPQRRAFWQFHASLMEPWDGPACVTFTDGTVVGAVLDRNGLRPGRWWRTIDDRIILASESGVLDVPSGEVVAKGRLEPGKMFLIDTAAGRIVSDDEIKDQLAAAEAYDEWLHAGLLDLKTLPDRVRVQPNHESVVRRQVSFGYTEEELRLLLTPMAAAGAEPLGSMGTDTPTAVLSQRSRSLYDYFVELFAQVTNPPLDAIRESVVTSMGRVMGPEQNLLEPSAASARQIMLSWPVLDNDELNKIVHINDDGEQPGLRTAVLRALYDVERGGEGLAEALEDLRARACDAIAKGARTLVISDRDSDHRKAPIPSLLAVSAVHHHLVRTKERTSVALVVESGDAREVHHIAMLIGFGAAAVNPYLAFESIEDLIREGELTGIEPAAAVRNYLKALGKGVMKVMSKMGISTVASYTGAQAFEAIGIDREVIDEYFTGTPMQLGGVGLDVLAEEVRFRHRRAYPENPTERAHRRLSVGGEYQFRRDGELHLFTPEVVFLLQHSTRTGRRDVFAKYSEEVNRLNREGGALRGLFEFKKGVRPPVALEDVEPVDSILARFNTGAMSYGSISAEAHETMAIAMNNIGGRSNSGEGGEDVDRLYDPKRRSAVKQVASGRFGVTSDYLVNATDIQIKMAQGAKPGEGGQLPGYKVYPNIAKTRHSTPGVGLISPPPHHDIYSIEDLAQLIHDLKNANDQARIHVKLVSSVGVGTVAAGVSKAHADVVLISGYDGGTGAAPLTSLKHAGAPWEIGLADTQQTLVLNGLRDRITVQCDGGMRTARDVMVAALLGAEEYGFATAPLVVAGCIMMRVCHLDTCPVGVATQNPELRARFNGKPEFVENFFRFIAEDIRTYLAELGFRSLDEAIGRVEVLDTADGVAHWKSRGLDLSPIFAQPTDAHGAKLTQRRRLRDQEHGLERALDQTLIQLAEGALEDAHPVRLELPVRNVNRTVGTLLGAEVTRRYGAAGLPDDTIHVTLTGSAGQSIGAFLPPGITLELIGDANDYVGKGLSGGRVIVRPPDDVLFLPEDNVIAGNTLVFGATSGEVFLRGRAGERFCARNSGALAVVEGVGDHACEYMTGGRVVVLGDTGRNIGAGMSGGIAFVLGLDPAKVNTEMVELQRLEPEDLTWLHDVVARHAQYTDSTVARSLLSDWPRRSAQFTKVMPTDYQRVLQATRMAKAEGRDVDTAIMEASRG from the coding sequence TTGCTGTTCTCGGCACTCCCCGACGCGCAGGGTCTGTACGACCCGGACAACGAATCCGATTCATGCGGCGTCGCCATGATCGCCGACATCCAGGGGCGGCGTTCGCACGCCCTGGTGACGGATGCGCTGGACGCGTTGGAGAACCTGGAGCACCGCGGTGCCGTCGGCGCCGAACCCAACACGGGTGACGGCACCGGTATCCTGCTCCAGCTGCCCGTCGAATTGCTCAGGGCCGTGGTCGATTTCGAACTTCCTGAGCCGAACGAGAGCGGTGAGAACACCTTCGCCGCCGGCATCTGCTTTCTGCCGCAGGACCCCGTCGAACGCTCGGCCGCCCGGGAACGTATCGAGGCGATCGCCGTCGAGGAGAACCTGGAAGTCCTTGGTTGGCGCGAGGTTCCGGTCGACCCGGCCGGTGCCGACGTCGGCGCGACCGCGGTCAGCTGCATGCCGTACATGGCGCAGCTGTTCGTCGCCGCGCCGGGTGCCCGCATCGGTGGCCTGGACCTGGACCGGCGGGTGTACCCGCTGCGCAAGCGGGCCGAAACCGGGCCGGTGTACTTCCCGACGCTGTCCAGCCGCACCATGGCCTACAAGGGCATGCTCACCGAAAAGCAGTTGCCGCTGTTCTTTCCCGATCTGCGCGACGAGCGCTGTAACAGCGCCATTGCCATCGTGCACAGCCGCTTTTCCACCAACACCTTCCCGTCGTGGCCCCTGGCGCACCCGTTCCGGTTCGTCGCGCACAACGGTGAGATCAACACCGTCCGCGGTAACCGCAACCGGATGCACGCCCGCGAGGCCAAGCTGGCCAGCTCGTTCATCCCCGGTGACCTGAGCCGGCTTTCACCCATCTGTGCCAGCGAGGGCTCGGACTCGGCCTCCTTCGACCAGGTGCTCGAGCTGCTGCACCTCGGCGGGCGCAGCCTGCCGCACGCCGTGCTGATGATGATCCCCGAGGCCTGGGAGAACAACACCACGATGAGCCCGCAGCGGCGGGCCTTCTGGCAGTTCCACGCCTCGCTGATGGAGCCGTGGGACGGGCCGGCCTGTGTCACCTTCACCGACGGCACCGTCGTCGGTGCGGTGCTGGACCGCAACGGTTTACGGCCCGGGCGCTGGTGGCGCACCATCGACGACCGCATCATCCTGGCCAGCGAGAGCGGCGTGCTCGACGTGCCCAGCGGCGAGGTGGTGGCCAAGGGCCGGCTGGAGCCAGGCAAGATGTTCCTGATCGACACGGCCGCCGGCCGCATCGTCTCCGACGACGAGATCAAGGATCAGCTCGCCGCCGCCGAGGCGTACGACGAATGGCTGCACGCCGGTCTGCTGGATCTCAAGACCCTGCCGGATCGGGTTCGGGTGCAACCGAATCACGAATCCGTGGTGCGCCGCCAGGTGTCCTTCGGCTACACCGAGGAAGAGCTGCGCCTGCTGCTCACCCCGATGGCCGCCGCCGGGGCCGAGCCGCTCGGTTCGATGGGCACCGACACCCCGACGGCCGTGCTGTCGCAGCGGTCCCGGTCGCTCTACGACTACTTCGTGGAACTGTTCGCTCAGGTCACCAACCCACCGCTGGACGCCATCCGGGAGTCGGTGGTGACCTCGATGGGTCGCGTCATGGGACCCGAGCAGAACCTGCTGGAGCCCAGCGCGGCGTCGGCGCGCCAGATCATGTTGAGCTGGCCGGTGCTCGACAACGACGAGCTGAACAAGATCGTGCACATCAACGACGACGGTGAGCAGCCCGGGTTGCGCACCGCGGTGCTGCGGGCGCTGTACGACGTGGAGCGCGGCGGGGAGGGCCTGGCCGAGGCGCTGGAGGACCTGCGCGCCCGGGCGTGTGACGCCATCGCGAAAGGTGCTCGCACCCTGGTGATCTCGGACCGCGACTCCGACCACCGCAAGGCGCCCATCCCGTCGCTGCTGGCGGTGTCGGCGGTGCACCATCACCTGGTCCGCACCAAGGAGCGCACCAGTGTGGCCCTGGTGGTGGAAAGCGGTGATGCCCGCGAGGTGCACCACATCGCCATGCTGATCGGTTTCGGTGCGGCGGCGGTCAACCCGTACCTGGCCTTCGAATCGATCGAGGACCTCATCCGCGAGGGTGAGCTCACCGGCATCGAACCGGCCGCGGCGGTGCGCAACTACCTCAAGGCGCTCGGTAAGGGCGTCATGAAGGTGATGAGCAAGATGGGCATCTCGACCGTCGCCTCGTACACCGGTGCCCAGGCCTTCGAGGCCATCGGCATCGATCGCGAGGTCATCGACGAATACTTCACCGGCACACCGATGCAGCTGGGCGGGGTCGGGCTGGATGTGCTGGCCGAAGAGGTGCGGTTCCGGCATCGCCGGGCCTACCCGGAGAACCCCACCGAGCGGGCGCACCGGCGGCTGTCGGTGGGCGGCGAGTACCAGTTCCGCCGCGACGGCGAATTGCACCTGTTCACCCCGGAAGTCGTCTTCCTGCTGCAGCATTCGACCCGGACCGGACGGCGGGACGTCTTCGCCAAGTACTCCGAGGAGGTGAACCGGCTCAACCGGGAGGGCGGCGCCCTGCGCGGGCTCTTCGAGTTCAAGAAGGGGGTCCGGCCGCCGGTCGCCCTGGAGGATGTCGAACCCGTCGACTCCATCCTGGCCCGGTTCAACACCGGCGCGATGAGCTACGGATCCATCTCGGCCGAGGCGCACGAGACCATGGCCATCGCCATGAACAACATCGGCGGGCGTTCGAACAGTGGCGAGGGCGGGGAAGATGTGGACCGGCTCTACGACCCGAAACGCCGCAGCGCCGTCAAGCAGGTGGCCTCTGGCCGGTTCGGCGTCACCAGCGACTATCTGGTGAACGCCACCGACATTCAGATCAAGATGGCCCAGGGCGCCAAACCGGGTGAGGGCGGCCAGCTTCCGGGTTACAAGGTGTACCCGAACATCGCCAAGACCCGGCACTCGACGCCGGGTGTCGGGCTCATCTCACCGCCACCGCACCACGACATCTACTCGATCGAGGACCTGGCGCAGCTGATCCACGACCTGAAGAACGCCAACGACCAGGCCCGCATCCATGTGAAGCTGGTCAGCTCGGTCGGTGTCGGCACCGTCGCCGCCGGGGTGTCCAAGGCGCACGCCGACGTGGTGCTGATCTCCGGCTACGACGGCGGAACCGGGGCGGCACCGCTGACCAGCCTCAAGCATGCGGGCGCACCGTGGGAGATCGGCCTGGCCGACACCCAGCAGACGTTGGTGCTCAACGGGTTACGCGACCGCATCACCGTGCAGTGCGACGGCGGCATGCGCACCGCCCGCGACGTGATGGTCGCCGCGCTGCTGGGCGCCGAGGAGTACGGGTTCGCCACCGCACCGCTGGTGGTGGCCGGCTGCATCATGATGCGGGTCTGTCACCTGGACACCTGCCCGGTGGGCGTGGCCACCCAGAACCCGGAACTTCGGGCCAGGTTCAACGGCAAGCCGGAATTCGTGGAGAACTTCTTCCGGTTCATCGCCGAGGACATCCGGACCTATCTGGCCGAGCTCGGCTTCCGCAGCCTCGACGAGGCGATCGGCCGCGTCGAGGTGCTCGACACCGCGGACGGTGTCGCGCACTGGAAGAGCCGCGGCCTGGACCTCAGCCCGATCTTCGCGCAGCCGACCGACGCGCACGGCGCCAAGCTGACGCAGCGGCGCCGGCTGCGCGATCAGGAGCACGGCCTGGAGCGGGCGCTGGACCAGACGCTGATCCAGCTGGCCGAGGGTGCGCTCGAAGACGCCCACCCGGTCCGGCTGGAACTGCCGGTGCGCAACGTCAACCGCACCGTCGGCACCCTGCTGGGCGCGGAGGTGACCCGTCGCTACGGCGCCGCCGGGCTGCCCGACGACACCATCCACGTCACCCTCACCGGGTCGGCGGGACAGTCCATCGGTGCCTTCCTGCCCCCTGGCATCACCCTGGAACTCATCGGCGACGCCAACGACTATGTGGGCAAGGGCCTTTCGGGTGGTCGGGTGATCGTCCGGCCCCCGGACGACGTGCTGTTCCTGCCGGAGGACAACGTCATCGCCGGCAATACGCTGGTGTTCGGGGCCACCTCCGGCGAGGTGTTCCTGCGCGGCCGGGCCGGCGAACGGTTCTGCGCCCGCAACTCCGGTGCGCTGGCGGTGGTGGAGGGCGTGGGTGACCACGCCTGCGAGTACATGACCGGCGGGCGCGTGGTGGTGCTGGGGGACACCGGCCGCAACATCGGGGCGGGCATGTCCGGCGGTATCGCCTTCGTGCTGGGGCTGGACCCGGCGAAGGTGAACACCGAGATGGTGGAGTTGCAGCGCCTCGAACCCGAGGACCTGACCTGGCTGCATGACGTCGTCGCGCGGCACGCGCAGTACACCGACAGCACCGTGGCCCGGTCCCTGCTCTCGGACTGGCCGCGGCGCAGCGCCCAGTTCACCAAGGTCATGCCGACCGATTACCAGCGTGTCCTGCAGGCCACCCGGATGGCGAAAGCCGAAGGGCGCGACGTGGACACCGCGATCATGGAGGCCAGCCGTGGCTGA
- a CDS encoding glutamate synthase subunit beta, which produces MADPTGFLKVVKREAAKRPVDERVGDWREVYESQEPRKRAAEVSQQARRCMDCGIPFCHSGTAGCPLGNLIPEWNDLVRRGRWDAAIDRLHATNNFPEFTGRLCPAPCEAACVLSIADEQTGGSVTIKRIEQTIADQAWLDGSIEPQPAAISTGKSVAVVGSGPAGLAAAQQLTRAGHHVTVYERDDRIGGLMRYGIPEYKLEKSTLNQRLTQMRAEGTRFVTDCEVGVDLSVERLREQYDAVVLAVGALRARDNDVEGRHLNGVHLAMEHLVPANKECEGDGASQLSAAGKHVVIIGGGDTGADCLGTAHRQGALSVTQLDYNPAPPELRDESLSPWPTWPLVLRTSPAHAEGGARRFEVAVQRFVDDGRGNVRAMEIAEVKVERDATGRRIITPVGEPMEIPCDLALLAIGFEGVEHMALLGGLDLTLTKRGTLSCGSDWQTDAPGVFVCGDAHRGASLIVWAIAEGRSAAHAVDAFLMGESDLPAPVRPGTLPLAVV; this is translated from the coding sequence GTGGCTGATCCCACCGGATTCCTGAAGGTTGTCAAGCGGGAGGCGGCCAAACGCCCCGTCGACGAGCGTGTCGGTGACTGGCGCGAGGTCTACGAGTCCCAGGAGCCGCGCAAACGGGCCGCTGAGGTGTCTCAGCAGGCGCGCCGCTGCATGGACTGCGGTATCCCGTTCTGCCACTCCGGCACCGCGGGCTGCCCGCTGGGCAACCTCATCCCGGAATGGAACGATCTGGTGCGCCGCGGCCGTTGGGACGCGGCCATCGACCGGCTGCACGCCACCAACAACTTCCCGGAGTTCACCGGCCGGTTGTGCCCGGCGCCCTGCGAGGCGGCCTGCGTGCTGTCCATCGCCGACGAGCAGACCGGCGGCAGCGTCACCATCAAACGGATCGAACAGACCATCGCCGACCAGGCCTGGCTGGACGGCAGCATCGAACCGCAACCCGCGGCCATCTCGACGGGCAAGAGCGTGGCCGTCGTCGGCTCGGGTCCCGCGGGACTCGCGGCGGCCCAACAGCTCACCCGGGCCGGCCATCACGTCACCGTCTACGAACGTGATGACCGGATCGGCGGGCTGATGCGGTACGGCATCCCGGAGTACAAGCTGGAGAAGTCGACGCTCAACCAGCGGCTCACCCAGATGCGGGCCGAGGGAACACGTTTCGTCACCGACTGCGAAGTGGGTGTGGACCTGTCGGTCGAGCGGCTGCGCGAGCAGTACGACGCGGTGGTGCTGGCCGTGGGTGCGCTGCGCGCCCGCGACAACGACGTCGAGGGCCGCCACCTCAACGGGGTGCACCTGGCGATGGAGCACCTGGTGCCGGCCAACAAGGAATGCGAGGGCGACGGCGCCTCCCAACTGTCCGCGGCCGGCAAGCACGTGGTGATCATCGGCGGCGGCGACACCGGCGCGGACTGCCTGGGCACCGCGCACCGGCAGGGGGCGCTGTCGGTGACCCAGCTGGACTACAACCCGGCACCGCCGGAACTGCGCGACGAGTCCCTGAGCCCGTGGCCCACCTGGCCGCTCGTGCTGCGCACCTCGCCCGCCCACGCCGAGGGCGGCGCCCGCCGCTTCGAGGTCGCCGTGCAGCGCTTCGTCGATGATGGGCGCGGCAACGTGCGTGCCATGGAGATCGCCGAGGTCAAGGTCGAACGCGACGCCACCGGGCGGCGGATCATCACCCCGGTCGGCGAGCCGATGGAGATCCCGTGCGATCTGGCCCTGCTGGCCATCGGCTTCGAGGGCGTCGAGCACATGGCGCTGCTGGGCGGCCTGGACCTGACGCTGACCAAACGCGGCACGCTGTCCTGCGGGTCGGACTGGCAGACCGATGCGCCAGGGGTGTTCGTGTGCGGGGATGCCCACCGCGGGGCGTCGCTGATCGTGTGGGCGATCGCCGAGGGGCGCAGTGCCGCGCATGCGGTCGACGCCTTTCTGATGGGGGAGTCGGACCTGCCGGCACCGGTCCGGCCGGGTACCCTCCCGCTCGCCGTCGTATAG
- a CDS encoding DUF2752 domain-containing protein codes for MELKVPSASKPVLIGTGVAVAGSLAYIGLADPHKPGFLFPGCPFKLMTGLNCPACGGLRMTHDLLTGNIGAAVVDNVFLLVGLPLLLAWLLVRWRRGQKLMPVAATVTVVVAAAVWTVVRNWPGFPLVPTLSAG; via the coding sequence ATGGAACTTAAGGTTCCGTCGGCATCGAAACCGGTCCTCATCGGCACCGGCGTGGCCGTGGCCGGCAGTCTGGCCTATATCGGTCTCGCCGACCCGCACAAGCCGGGCTTCCTGTTCCCGGGCTGCCCGTTCAAGCTGATGACCGGCCTGAACTGCCCGGCCTGCGGTGGCCTGCGGATGACCCATGACCTGCTCACCGGCAATATCGGTGCCGCGGTCGTCGACAACGTGTTCCTGCTGGTCGGCCTGCCCCTGTTACTGGCGTGGCTGCTGGTGCGGTGGCGACGGGGTCAGAAGTTGATGCCGGTCGCGGCCACCGTCACGGTCGTCGTGGCGGCCGCCGTCTGGACGGTGGTGCGTAACTGGCCGGGGTTCCCCCTGGTCCCCACCCTTTCGGCTGGGTAG